From the Oleiphilus messinensis genome, one window contains:
- a CDS encoding NarK family nitrate/nitrite MFS transporter encodes MSSENLNILNVSDPKIRTLHVSWVAFFITFVVWFNHAPLLAFMKEAFDLTDQQLKALMILNVAMTIPARIIVGMLVDKFGPRLIYSGLLMAAGLMCGAFAMANSYEQLALFRFLMGFTGAGFVIGIRLVSEWFPAKTVGIAEGIYGGWGNFGSAAAAMTLPTLALMYGGEDGWRYALLSTGVVAFLYGIFFYRVARNTPKGSTYFKPKKSGGLEVTSKKDFYFLLAMNVPMYIALAVLTWKLGPENLGLLSNTACNALYAGLVALFVFQTSQIYKVNKENLTHGVPEIQQYKFKQVAILNWSYFVTFGSELAVVSMLPLFFMDTFELDPVKAGLLASGFAFMNLAARPGGGWMSDKFGRKKSLSILIAGLAVGYMVLSQIDSTWMIAAAVVATMCCSFFVQAGEGAVFAMVPLVQRRMTGQIAGMTGAYGNVGAVTFLTVLSFVDTSTFFMFIAGAAAVCFVFAQFLEEPEGHMAEVLEDGSVELIKVN; translated from the coding sequence ATGTCCTCAGAAAACCTCAACATACTGAATGTTTCGGATCCCAAGATCCGCACATTGCATGTGTCATGGGTCGCCTTCTTCATCACCTTTGTCGTGTGGTTTAACCACGCACCACTGCTGGCCTTCATGAAAGAAGCGTTTGATTTGACCGACCAACAATTAAAGGCTTTGATGATCTTGAACGTCGCAATGACAATCCCTGCAAGGATTATTGTGGGGATGCTGGTTGATAAATTTGGCCCTCGACTGATTTACAGCGGCTTGTTGATGGCGGCAGGTCTCATGTGTGGCGCTTTCGCCATGGCGAACAGTTATGAGCAATTGGCGTTATTCCGATTCCTCATGGGCTTTACCGGCGCAGGATTCGTTATCGGCATACGATTGGTGAGCGAATGGTTCCCGGCTAAAACAGTAGGGATAGCAGAAGGAATTTATGGTGGCTGGGGTAATTTTGGCTCCGCTGCTGCCGCCATGACGTTGCCTACATTAGCATTAATGTATGGCGGTGAGGACGGCTGGCGCTATGCACTGCTGAGTACCGGCGTAGTCGCTTTTCTCTATGGTATATTTTTCTACCGTGTTGCACGCAATACACCCAAAGGGTCTACCTATTTCAAACCTAAGAAAAGCGGTGGCCTGGAAGTAACCTCCAAAAAAGACTTTTACTTTTTGCTGGCCATGAACGTGCCAATGTATATCGCACTTGCCGTTTTGACCTGGAAACTTGGTCCGGAAAACCTGGGCCTGCTCAGCAACACTGCCTGTAATGCACTCTATGCTGGATTGGTCGCGCTGTTCGTCTTTCAGACCAGTCAAATTTATAAAGTAAACAAAGAAAACCTCACTCACGGTGTACCCGAGATTCAACAATACAAGTTCAAACAGGTTGCCATCCTGAACTGGTCTTACTTTGTAACATTCGGTTCTGAATTGGCTGTTGTTTCCATGCTTCCTCTTTTCTTCATGGACACATTCGAGCTTGACCCTGTAAAAGCAGGATTGCTGGCGTCCGGTTTTGCATTCATGAACCTTGCTGCACGTCCTGGCGGAGGCTGGATGAGTGATAAGTTCGGCCGTAAAAAATCACTTTCTATTCTGATCGCCGGCCTTGCTGTGGGCTACATGGTATTAAGTCAAATCGATAGCACCTGGATGATTGCTGCTGCAGTTGTTGCAACAATGTGCTGTTCATTCTTTGTTCAGGCCGGTGAAGGCGCAGTATTCGCAATGGTACCACTGGTGCAACGTCGTATGACCGGGCAAATTGCCGGAATGACAGGCGCTTATGGTAACGTTGGTGCGGTAACATTCCTGACCGTGTTGTCATTCGTAGATACATCAACCTTCTTTATGTTCATTGCAGGTGCGGCAGCAGTATGCTTTGTATTTGCACAATTCCTGGAAGAGCCGGAAGGCCACATGGCAGAAGTCCTGGAAGATGGTTCTGTAGAGCTGATCAAAGTGAATTGA
- a CDS encoding uracil-DNA glycosylase family protein → MSKIIATDVQLPELLSSIRECRLCEAHLEPRPVLRASATARLLIVGQAPGKKVHLTGIPWNDPSGDRLRLWCNLDKKSFYDECHVAIIPAAFCYPGKGKSGDLPPPPICADTWHGALLAQLPNIELTLLVGQYAQKWYLGARRKATLTDTVRCFDEYISSGFFPLPHPSPRNTLWLKRNPWFEQDVVPALQDNLRRFE, encoded by the coding sequence ATGAGCAAAATTATTGCGACAGATGTGCAGTTGCCCGAGCTTTTATCGAGCATTCGTGAGTGTCGGCTCTGTGAAGCTCATCTTGAACCTCGACCGGTCCTGCGTGCTTCAGCTACCGCAAGATTGTTAATCGTTGGCCAAGCTCCTGGAAAAAAAGTTCATTTGACCGGAATTCCCTGGAACGATCCGAGTGGTGATCGGTTAAGGTTGTGGTGTAATCTCGATAAAAAGTCATTCTATGATGAGTGTCATGTTGCCATTATTCCTGCTGCATTTTGTTATCCCGGAAAGGGGAAGAGCGGTGATTTGCCGCCACCTCCAATCTGTGCCGATACTTGGCACGGGGCATTGTTGGCGCAACTTCCAAATATTGAACTGACGCTGCTGGTGGGGCAATATGCTCAGAAGTGGTATTTGGGGGCGCGTCGTAAAGCAACTTTAACCGATACCGTAAGATGTTTTGATGAGTACATCTCTTCCGGCTTTTTCCCATTACCCCATCCTTCGCCTCGTAATACGCTTTGGTTGAAGCGGAACCCGTGGTTTGAACAAGATGTCGTGCCAGCACTCCAAGATAACCTGAGGCGGTTCGAATAA
- a CDS encoding YqcC family protein, translating to MKMNQSTLRHVDVADISLELCAALRGAQIWTDVAPAPEALQSQLPFCVDKLSFPELIQFVFLPRLTSIVEQGLPLPGKSNIASYAEEYFRLNPVNPHSPVACETILAIIRRFDRICSESNHA from the coding sequence ATGAAGATGAACCAGAGTACGCTTCGTCATGTCGACGTTGCAGATATTTCCTTGGAGCTTTGCGCTGCGTTGCGTGGAGCCCAAATTTGGACAGATGTAGCTCCGGCTCCTGAGGCTTTACAAAGCCAATTACCCTTTTGCGTGGACAAGCTGAGTTTTCCCGAATTGATCCAGTTTGTTTTTCTGCCAAGATTGACGAGCATTGTGGAGCAAGGGCTGCCTTTGCCGGGTAAGAGTAACATAGCGTCTTATGCTGAGGAGTATTTTCGACTTAACCCCGTTAACCCCCATTCTCCCGTGGCTTGTGAGACGATTCTTGCCATTATCAGGCGCTTTGACCGCATTTGCTCCGAGTCTAATCACGCCTGA